One Alnus glutinosa chromosome 3, dhAlnGlut1.1, whole genome shotgun sequence genomic region harbors:
- the LOC133864785 gene encoding ACT domain-containing protein ACR10-like, with product MGILYEDAVVFREAEKPGDPTVITVNCPDKTGLGCDLCRVILLFGLSISRADFSTDGKWCFIVLWVVGKPTTRWVLLKKRLLEVCPSYFLTSGMDYYQSQNQQSRQLPDVFLLKFWCSCDRKGLLHDVTEVLCELELTIKRVKVSTAPDGRVMDLFFVTDTRELLHTKRRQEETINHLKAALRDTIISCEIELAGPEITACSQGSPFLPSAITEDMFSLELPNGRPSGSFASNPVSVTMDNTLSPSHTLVQILCQDHKGLIYDIMRTLKDYNIQVSYGRFFASSKGRCELELFIMQADGKRIIDPNKQNALCSRLRMELLSPLRVAVVSRGPDTELLVANPVELSGRGRPLVFYDITLALKILNTSIFSVEIGRHMIHGREWEVYRILLDEGDCHSLPRKKIEAGVRNRLMGWE from the exons ATGGGTATTCTGTACGAGGACGCTGTGGTCTTTAGGGAGGCAGAGAAGCCGGGGGATCCCACTGTGATTACTGTGAATTGTCCGGACAAGACTGGGTTGGGGTGTGACTTGTGCAGGGTTATATTGCTTTTTGGCCTTAGCATTTCCAGAGCAG ATTTTTCAACTGATGGGAAATGGTGCTTCATAGTCTTATGGGTGGTGGGTAAACCAACAACAAGGTGGGTCTTGTTGAAGAAAAGGCTTTTGGAGGTATGTCCATCATATTTTTTAACGTCAGGAATGGACTACTACCAGTCGCAAAATCAGCAATCCAGGCAATTACCAGACGTGTTCCTCTTGAAATTTTGGTGTTCCTGTGATAGGAAGGGTCTCTTGCATG ATGTAACTGAGGTTCTCTGCGAGCTGGAACTAACAATAAAGAGAGTGAAGGTATCCACTGCCCCAGATGGGAGAGTTATGGACCTCTTTTTCGTAACAGATACCAG GGAACTTCTACATACGAAAAGGAGACAGGAGGAAACAATCAATCATTTGAAAGCTGCACTAAGGGATACCATCATAAGTTGTGAGATTGAATTGGCTGGCCCAGAAATTACTGCGTGTTCACAGGGTTCTCCATTTCTTCCTTCTGCAATAACTGAAGACATGTTCAGTTTGGAGCTGCCAAATGGACGCCCGAGTGGATCCTTTGCATCCAACCCTGTATCTGTGACAATGGACAACACTCTCAGCCCCTCTCACACACTTGTTCAAATCCTCTGCCAGGATCACAAAGGTCTTATCTATGATATCATGAGGACTCTAAAGGATTACAATATTCAg GTTTCTTATGGACGATTCTTTGCAAGCTCAAAAGGGAGATGTGAATTAGAATTATTTATAATGCAAGCAGATGGGAAAAGGATTATTGACCCCAACAAGCAAAATGCATTGTGCTCTCGCTTGAGAATGGAGCTCTTGAGTCCTCTTAGAGTGGCTGTGGTGAGCCGGGGCCCTGACACTGAACTGCTGGTAGCCAACCCTGTAGAACTGTCTGGCAGGGGTCGTCCCCTTGTTTTCTATGATATTACTCTTGCTCTCAAGATTCTGAACACAAGCATCTTTTCG GTGGAGATAGGGAGGCACATGATCCACGGTCGGGAGTGGGAAGTATATAGAATTCTTCTCGACGAAGGGGACTGTCATTCCTTGCCGAGGAAGAAGATTGAAGCGGGTGTCAGAAATAGATTGATGGGTTGGGAGTAG